One window of Burkholderia thailandensis E264 genomic DNA carries:
- a CDS encoding alpha/beta fold hydrolase yields the protein MKAKVQDIHALAPSQRGMLLESAHGAIKGGLFIEQTVLSVRGHLDRSRFLAAVERTAETHASLRCCFAWDAEQPVQVVFERIQPEVAWEDWRNTDDADNPQALTAWLDEDRARGVAVNRAPLWRFAVIRLRDDAYRVVWTHHHLITDGWSIAVVLSDLLTCYEGVRPVPPARPLRDYVNWIDAQDAAAAAAFWRQRLSALPRLPPMAPRASGDGFAEVTDINASALLDVARAHGVAFAITVFAAWALVLRAFRATGDVVFGVTTHGRPATLAGVERIVGPFISTFPLHVRMTDMATVGELLGRIEAMQREQRPFEYLSSAEVHQAAAVATRLYDTLVVVEHLPQQDAPADAGLSVAAEAGSGARSHHPLLLRVSPDGIARLLYNRRFIDDATAAGLASLLREAAARLAADDGLPRLADPAIPLAVAQPAASRAPETPQERVVVALARDLFGGHAGLDDSFFDLGGHSLLAVDFLHRIANATGVRLPLTQLLHDARLGAIAQALAERLAGNAGSSSAPRIFFIPGNPGSPLYAARLAAHLGGPNGWRLHGLEAPGLDGAQAPLPSVEALAEHHLASLSDADDPAVLVGHSFGGWVAFEMGLRLQASGRAVVVILLDTLAPHRLPSRGDVGDAGLRAEVARLASRANDAGFAIHVTPAAFAVYAAARRATYAPSARAEFPLALFRAARAHPEDGWDRSDSAYGWTELCRKVHVDCVDGDHLSMMAEPAVEVLAERIGHWLRQLGG from the coding sequence ATGAAGGCGAAAGTTCAGGACATTCACGCACTCGCGCCGTCGCAGCGCGGGATGCTGCTCGAAAGCGCGCACGGCGCGATCAAGGGCGGCTTGTTCATCGAGCAGACCGTGCTGTCGGTTCGCGGGCATCTCGATCGCAGCCGTTTCCTCGCGGCCGTCGAGCGCACCGCCGAGACTCACGCGAGCCTGCGCTGTTGTTTCGCATGGGACGCCGAGCAGCCGGTGCAGGTCGTGTTCGAGCGGATTCAGCCCGAAGTGGCATGGGAAGACTGGCGAAACACCGACGACGCGGACAATCCGCAGGCGCTGACGGCTTGGCTGGACGAGGATCGCGCGCGAGGCGTCGCCGTCAACCGCGCGCCGCTGTGGCGCTTCGCCGTGATCCGGCTGCGTGATGACGCATACCGGGTCGTCTGGACTCACCACCATCTCATCACCGACGGCTGGTCGATCGCGGTGGTGCTTTCGGATCTGCTCACCTGCTACGAGGGTGTTCGGCCAGTGCCGCCGGCGCGGCCGCTACGCGATTACGTCAACTGGATCGACGCGCAGGATGCGGCGGCCGCGGCCGCGTTCTGGCGTCAGCGCCTCAGCGCATTGCCCCGCCTGCCCCCGATGGCGCCGCGCGCGTCGGGCGACGGCTTCGCAGAGGTCACGGACATCAACGCGAGCGCGCTCCTCGACGTCGCGCGCGCCCACGGCGTCGCGTTCGCGATTACGGTGTTCGCCGCATGGGCGCTGGTTCTGCGCGCGTTTCGCGCGACCGGTGACGTGGTGTTCGGCGTCACCACGCACGGCCGTCCCGCGACGCTTGCGGGGGTTGAGCGCATCGTCGGGCCGTTCATCTCGACCTTTCCGCTGCATGTGCGGATGACCGATATGGCAACGGTCGGCGAGTTGCTGGGCCGGATCGAGGCGATGCAGCGCGAGCAGCGCCCGTTCGAATATCTGTCGTCCGCCGAAGTGCATCAGGCCGCCGCCGTTGCCACGCGTCTTTACGATACCTTGGTGGTGGTCGAGCACCTGCCGCAGCAAGACGCGCCCGCCGATGCCGGTTTATCCGTCGCGGCCGAGGCGGGCAGTGGGGCGCGCTCGCATCATCCGTTGCTGTTGCGCGTCTCGCCTGACGGGATCGCGCGCTTGCTGTACAACCGGCGGTTCATCGACGACGCAACGGCGGCCGGGCTGGCGTCGCTGTTGCGCGAGGCGGCGGCGCGACTGGCGGCGGACGATGGTCTGCCGCGCCTCGCAGATCCGGCAATCCCGCTCGCCGTCGCGCAGCCGGCCGCGTCGCGCGCGCCTGAAACCCCGCAAGAGCGGGTGGTCGTCGCGCTCGCGCGCGATCTGTTCGGCGGCCACGCGGGGCTCGACGACAGCTTCTTCGATCTCGGCGGGCATTCGCTGCTCGCCGTCGACTTCCTGCATCGCATCGCGAACGCAACCGGGGTGCGCTTGCCCTTGACTCAGTTGTTGCACGACGCCCGCCTGGGTGCGATCGCGCAGGCGCTCGCCGAGCGCCTCGCGGGCAACGCCGGCTCCTCCAGCGCACCGCGGATTTTCTTCATCCCCGGCAATCCCGGTTCGCCGTTGTACGCCGCTCGTCTCGCCGCGCATCTGGGCGGCCCGAACGGCTGGCGCTTGCACGGCCTTGAAGCGCCGGGACTCGACGGCGCGCAAGCGCCGTTGCCGAGCGTCGAAGCGCTCGCCGAACACCATCTGGCCAGTCTGTCGGACGCCGACGATCCGGCCGTGCTGGTCGGCCATTCGTTCGGCGGGTGGGTGGCGTTCGAGATGGGGCTGCGCTTGCAGGCAAGTGGCCGGGCGGTGGTGGTGATCCTGCTCGACACGCTCGCCCCACATCGGCTGCCGTCACGCGGGGATGTCGGCGATGCGGGTTTGCGAGCCGAAGTCGCGAGGCTCGCGTCTCGCGCCAACGATGCGGGCTTCGCTATCCATGTCACGCCCGCAGCATTCGCGGTCTATGCCGCCGCGCGGCGCGCGACCTATGCGCCGTCCGCCCGGGCCGAGTTTCCGCTCGCGCTGTTTCGCGCCGCCCGCGCGCACCCCGAGGACGGCTGGGACAGAAGCGATTCCGCCTATGGCTGGACTGAACTCTGCCGCAAGGTTCATGTGGATTGCGTCGACGGAGATCATCTGTCGATGATGGCGGAGCCCGCCGTCGAAGTTCTGGCCGAGCGGATCGGGCATTGGCTGCGTCAACTGGGAGGTTGA
- a CDS encoding phosphotransferase family protein yields the protein MSAEIAQRAMAALGRPGGPAQATRIGGGRASEVFLVQAGNRDVIAYLLPAGAPREAQRRFGVLERIGEHFPLAPKPLAVGGGADDGSTLLLVERLDGVLPAACGPLSPDVVRRLARNFIAALAALHAVEIAPAERPPDYLRRSLGEWRRRWNEEEAAGADGDFKAVARWLTERLPDASPAAFLHNDFKLDNTLVDPGDPARVVGVVDWELAAIGHPLADLGIALAYWIERRDPPLLRLDAPGPSCAPGAPTREALVDLYAEASGREVAQPAYWYAYGLLRLAVITQQLALRHRGDGQRVPRSRLIVRWLLSRASEVCGSARL from the coding sequence ATGAGCGCCGAAATCGCGCAGCGTGCGATGGCGGCGCTCGGCCGCCCCGGCGGCCCCGCTCAGGCGACGCGCATCGGCGGCGGACGGGCCAGCGAGGTTTTTCTCGTGCAGGCAGGCAATCGCGACGTGATTGCCTACCTGCTGCCGGCGGGCGCGCCGAGAGAGGCGCAGCGCCGATTCGGCGTACTGGAGCGAATCGGCGAGCATTTTCCGCTGGCGCCGAAACCGCTCGCGGTTGGCGGCGGGGCCGACGACGGCTCGACGTTGCTGCTGGTCGAACGGCTCGACGGCGTCTTGCCGGCCGCGTGCGGGCCGCTTTCGCCCGACGTCGTGCGCCGCCTCGCCAGGAATTTCATCGCCGCGCTCGCCGCGTTGCATGCCGTCGAAATCGCGCCGGCCGAGCGGCCGCCCGATTATCTGCGCCGAAGTCTCGGCGAATGGCGACGGCGCTGGAACGAGGAAGAAGCCGCGGGCGCCGACGGCGACTTCAAGGCGGTCGCTCGGTGGCTGACGGAACGGCTTCCCGACGCATCGCCGGCGGCATTCCTGCACAACGACTTCAAACTGGACAATACCCTCGTCGATCCGGGCGATCCGGCGCGGGTGGTCGGGGTTGTGGATTGGGAACTGGCCGCCATCGGCCATCCGCTCGCCGATCTCGGGATCGCGCTCGCCTACTGGATCGAGCGTCGCGATCCGCCGCTGCTGCGTCTCGACGCGCCGGGGCCGAGCTGCGCCCCGGGCGCTCCGACGCGCGAGGCACTCGTTGACCTGTACGCCGAGGCCAGCGGGCGCGAAGTGGCGCAACCGGCGTACTGGTATGCCTATGGCCTGCTGCGACTCGCCGTGATCACGCAGCAGCTCGCGCTGCGCCACCGCGGCGACGGGCAGCGCGTGCCGCGCAGTCGGTTGATCGTGCGCTGGCTGCTGAGCCGCGCATCGGAAGTTTGCGGGAGCGCACGGCTATGA
- a CDS encoding type I polyketide synthase encodes MSTPHVAIIGMGCRFPGASSPEQFWDNLVHGVESVTFFGPVTPTDAGYEVHAAGILDDVAGFDAALFGLSAREAERMDPQHRVWLECAWEAAERAGYDPRRLPGRTGIFAGAGFNEYLIRNLVPSALHDDLSLLLSNEPSFLPSRLAYLLGCTGPAVSVSSACSTSLVAVHLAVQALLADECDTAIAGGVRITTPQRRPYRHEPGGIGSPDGHCRAFDREANGTVGGNGAGAVVLRRLDDALADGDPVAAVILGSAVSNDGARRVGFTAPGVDGQRCAIREAQVLADVPPDSIGMIEAHGTATALGDPVEFEALAAAFRQGTARQGFCALGSVKTNIGHLDAAAGIAGLIKTVLALQHRVIPPSLHFHEPNPRIDLANSPFFVNAAARPWPDATRRAGVSSFGMGGTNAHLVLESAAEPQPDAAGGDAGGPWPLLLSARSEAAVRRLARDLADHLERERPPLADVAYTLAMSRGAFEWRIACECASLDEAIEILRGDLPVTRAAAGAAAVAARGRRVALPPTPFEHQRYWIDPPSPLARVADPGGWLYAPRLRQSAPLERAPIDTRRHWLVLLDEHGVGARVATRLREAGAQVAEIAYADEMDAQAIDAAAAAAADRPSSVIALWGLAAEPARDDDSMLKRHYIRPARLLRAWADRTGADVDVTFVADGALAAQAGFGAPAAPEKAMLLGLARALPAEYPGWRARVADVDAAAADLVECIVAEACARSADDAAIHRHGSRWVETLEPIGAATTQAMAIRRDGVYLVTGGNSGMGRAIGRHLVERGARVVALSRRGGQSIPGLTAIAVDVSDLDALRRAVAQIRAEHGPINGVVHSAGMPPHALLRTAADTAMRDVLAGKFLGARNLRQVLCADSLDFVVLCSSLRAHVPAAGASDYMAANLALEALGASWAADGTRVRAIAWDTWTEIGMATVSDERFVPEDLRTAGLSADEGVRVLEMASACESPRIAVSTRKLDPLKARAREAFSLARAADAHQPAAGSRHPRPVLAVPYVPARTALEARLATIWSDVLGFEPIGVIDDFFDLGGDSVATLQIVARAKEQGIHLDTHLAFGAHTIEELAAAGVERTAQAVPRETPLPLSPTQQWLFNCGSGDINRFVQGVVLSVPAEIDATALGTAIDAAIAHHAALAARFEQTESGWKQVLGTPAPVVVAVHQHSGPADEQLGFAQEIGAALQCSLDIRTSPLLRAALVLGTAGSMLVLVVHHLLIDAFSWRRLLGDLHGRVGASALAAGQQRAAADESFFHWAIALERVAAAGELDDDAAFWSSLDTPPDAFPVARRDGVRRALNSTLPVAQTLALSATRRPLEALLAVAVARAIRSVGESDRVPVDIESFGRGWSRVPCDVSSAIGWFTAIHPLVVDTSADIEAAATHAAALLPDARRRAVAYTVLRQAAPERLPKALRSDAPISIAFFPAESAAPAWPIAAILSAPEQTPAPHAIALAATIEDGALRIVWHGQDEPFAGLTLDTIAARAMNELRALATAGTARMSTILAQLDMSEATND; translated from the coding sequence ATGAGCACTCCGCACGTTGCAATCATCGGCATGGGTTGCAGGTTTCCGGGCGCGAGCTCGCCCGAGCAGTTCTGGGACAACCTGGTGCACGGCGTCGAGTCCGTCACGTTCTTCGGCCCCGTCACGCCGACCGACGCCGGGTACGAGGTTCATGCCGCGGGCATCCTCGACGATGTCGCCGGGTTCGACGCGGCGCTGTTCGGGCTCAGCGCGCGGGAAGCCGAACGGATGGACCCTCAGCATCGCGTATGGCTCGAATGCGCATGGGAGGCGGCCGAACGCGCCGGCTACGATCCGAGGCGGCTGCCGGGCCGCACCGGCATATTTGCCGGCGCCGGTTTCAACGAATACCTGATTCGCAATCTCGTGCCGTCGGCGCTGCACGACGATCTGTCGTTGCTGCTCTCCAACGAGCCGTCGTTCCTGCCGTCGCGGCTCGCCTATCTGCTGGGTTGCACCGGCCCGGCCGTCTCGGTGTCGAGCGCCTGTTCGACATCGCTCGTCGCCGTGCATCTGGCCGTTCAGGCGCTGCTCGCCGACGAATGCGACACGGCCATCGCCGGCGGGGTTCGGATCACCACGCCGCAACGCCGCCCCTACCGCCACGAGCCCGGCGGCATCGGCTCGCCGGACGGCCATTGCCGCGCATTCGACCGCGAGGCCAACGGCACCGTCGGCGGCAACGGCGCGGGTGCCGTGGTGCTGCGCCGTCTGGACGACGCGCTGGCCGACGGCGACCCCGTCGCCGCGGTCATTCTCGGCAGCGCGGTCTCCAACGACGGCGCGCGCCGGGTCGGCTTCACCGCGCCCGGCGTCGACGGGCAACGTTGCGCGATTCGCGAAGCGCAAGTGCTGGCCGACGTGCCGCCCGATTCGATCGGCATGATCGAGGCGCACGGCACCGCGACGGCGCTGGGCGACCCGGTGGAATTCGAGGCGCTGGCCGCCGCGTTCCGGCAAGGTACGGCGCGGCAGGGCTTTTGCGCGCTGGGCTCGGTCAAGACGAACATCGGCCACCTCGACGCGGCCGCCGGCATCGCGGGGCTGATCAAGACGGTGCTCGCGCTGCAGCATCGCGTGATTCCGCCATCGCTGCATTTTCACGAGCCCAATCCGCGCATCGACCTGGCGAACTCGCCGTTCTTCGTGAACGCCGCCGCACGCCCGTGGCCCGATGCCACGCGGCGTGCCGGCGTCAGCTCGTTCGGCATGGGCGGCACCAACGCGCACCTCGTGCTGGAGTCCGCCGCCGAGCCGCAGCCCGACGCGGCCGGCGGCGACGCCGGCGGCCCGTGGCCGCTCTTGCTGTCGGCGCGTTCCGAGGCGGCTGTGCGGCGGCTCGCGCGGGATCTCGCGGATCATCTCGAGCGCGAGCGGCCGCCGCTCGCGGATGTCGCATACACGCTCGCGATGTCGCGCGGCGCGTTCGAATGGCGGATCGCCTGCGAGTGCGCGTCGCTCGACGAGGCGATCGAAATCCTCAGAGGCGATCTCCCGGTGACGCGCGCCGCGGCCGGCGCGGCGGCCGTCGCCGCGCGCGGACGCCGGGTTGCGTTGCCGCCGACGCCGTTCGAACATCAGCGCTACTGGATCGATCCGCCGTCGCCGCTCGCGCGCGTGGCGGACCCCGGCGGCTGGCTGTATGCGCCGCGCTTGCGCCAAAGCGCACCGCTCGAACGCGCGCCGATCGACACTCGGCGGCACTGGCTGGTGCTGCTCGACGAGCATGGCGTGGGCGCGCGCGTCGCGACGAGGCTGCGTGAGGCAGGCGCGCAGGTGGCGGAAATCGCGTATGCCGACGAGATGGATGCGCAAGCGATCGATGCGGCCGCCGCCGCGGCCGCAGATCGTCCTTCCTCCGTCATCGCGCTGTGGGGCCTCGCCGCGGAACCCGCCCGCGACGACGATTCGATGCTGAAACGGCATTACATCCGCCCGGCGCGGCTCTTGCGCGCGTGGGCGGACCGCACGGGCGCCGATGTGGACGTCACCTTCGTCGCCGACGGCGCGCTGGCCGCGCAGGCCGGTTTCGGCGCGCCGGCCGCGCCGGAAAAAGCGATGCTGCTCGGCCTCGCGCGCGCGCTGCCGGCCGAATATCCCGGCTGGCGCGCGCGGGTTGCGGATGTCGACGCCGCCGCGGCCGATCTCGTCGAATGCATCGTCGCCGAAGCGTGCGCGCGCTCGGCCGACGACGCGGCGATCCATCGGCACGGATCGCGCTGGGTCGAAACCTTGGAACCCATCGGGGCCGCGACGACGCAGGCGATGGCGATCCGTCGCGACGGCGTCTACCTCGTCACGGGCGGCAACAGCGGCATGGGGCGCGCGATCGGCCGACATCTGGTCGAGCGCGGCGCGCGCGTGGTCGCGTTGAGCCGGCGCGGCGGCCAATCGATCCCCGGGCTGACCGCGATCGCGGTCGACGTGAGCGACCTCGATGCGTTGCGCCGAGCAGTCGCGCAGATCCGCGCCGAGCATGGCCCCATCAACGGCGTCGTGCATAGCGCGGGGATGCCGCCGCATGCATTGCTGCGCACGGCGGCCGATACCGCGATGCGCGATGTGCTGGCGGGAAAATTCCTTGGCGCGCGCAATCTGCGGCAGGTGCTATGCGCCGACTCCCTCGATTTCGTCGTGCTGTGCTCGTCGCTGCGCGCGCATGTGCCGGCCGCCGGCGCGAGCGACTATATGGCGGCCAACCTCGCGCTGGAAGCGCTGGGCGCTTCGTGGGCGGCCGACGGTACGCGCGTGCGTGCGATCGCATGGGACACATGGACCGAGATCGGCATGGCGACGGTGTCCGACGAACGCTTCGTGCCGGAAGATCTGCGCACGGCGGGCCTGAGCGCCGACGAGGGCGTCAGGGTGCTCGAGATGGCGTCGGCTTGCGAATCGCCGCGCATCGCCGTCAGCACGCGCAAGCTGGACCCGCTGAAGGCCCGCGCCCGCGAGGCGTTTTCGCTGGCGCGCGCGGCCGACGCGCATCAGCCGGCCGCCGGCTCGCGGCATCCGAGGCCGGTGCTCGCGGTGCCGTACGTACCGGCGCGAACCGCGCTCGAAGCCCGGCTCGCGACGATCTGGTCCGACGTGCTCGGCTTCGAGCCGATCGGCGTCATCGACGACTTTTTCGACCTCGGCGGCGATTCCGTCGCCACCTTGCAGATCGTCGCGCGCGCGAAGGAGCAGGGCATTCATCTCGATACGCATTTGGCTTTCGGCGCGCACACGATCGAAGAGCTTGCCGCCGCCGGCGTCGAGCGGACGGCGCAGGCCGTGCCGCGAGAAACGCCGCTGCCGCTCTCGCCAACTCAGCAATGGCTGTTCAATTGCGGATCGGGCGACATCAACCGCTTCGTGCAAGGCGTGGTTCTCAGCGTGCCGGCCGAGATCGATGCGACGGCGCTCGGCACCGCCATCGACGCCGCGATTGCGCACCACGCGGCGCTGGCGGCGCGCTTTGAGCAAACGGAATCCGGCTGGAAGCAGGTGCTCGGCACGCCCGCGCCTGTCGTCGTCGCCGTTCATCAGCACTCGGGGCCGGCCGACGAGCAACTCGGTTTCGCCCAGGAGATCGGCGCGGCGTTGCAGTGCTCGCTCGACATCCGGACGTCGCCGCTGCTGCGCGCCGCGCTCGTATTGGGCACGGCCGGCTCGATGCTGGTCCTCGTCGTCCATCACTTGCTGATCGATGCATTCAGTTGGCGAAGGCTGCTGGGCGACCTCCACGGGCGCGTCGGCGCATCGGCGCTGGCGGCAGGTCAGCAACGGGCGGCGGCCGATGAGTCGTTTTTCCACTGGGCGATCGCGCTCGAACGCGTCGCCGCGGCAGGGGAGCTCGACGACGATGCGGCGTTCTGGTCATCGCTCGATACGCCGCCGGATGCGTTTCCCGTCGCGCGGCGCGATGGTGTGCGCCGCGCCCTGAATTCGACGCTCCCGGTCGCGCAGACGCTTGCGCTGAGCGCCACCCGTCGCCCGCTCGAAGCGCTGCTCGCGGTTGCCGTCGCGCGTGCGATCCGTAGCGTGGGCGAATCGGATCGGGTGCCGGTCGACATCGAGTCCTTCGGGCGCGGCTGGTCGCGCGTGCCATGCGACGTTTCAAGCGCGATCGGCTGGTTCACCGCCATTCATCCGCTCGTCGTGGACACATCGGCGGACATCGAGGCCGCCGCGACGCATGCCGCGGCGCTGTTGCCGGACGCCCGCCGTCGCGCCGTCGCCTACACGGTGCTGCGCCAGGCCGCGCCGGAGCGCCTGCCCAAAGCGTTGCGAAGCGACGCGCCGATATCGATAGCGTTCTTCCCCGCGGAATCCGCCGCGCCGGCGTGGCCCATCGCCGCAATCCTGTCAGCGCCGGAGCAAACGCCGGCGCCGCACGCGATCGCGCTCGCCGCGACGATCGAGGACGGCGCGCTGCGCATCGTGTGGCATGGCCAGGACGAGCCATTCGCCGGGTTGACGCTCGACACCATCGCCGCACGGGCCATGAACGAACTGCGGGCGCTGGCGACGGCGGGAACGGCCAGGATGAGCACCATCCTCGCGCAGTTGGACATGTCGGAGGCAACCAATGATTGA
- a CDS encoding NAD(P)/FAD-dependent oxidoreductase → MNTERSSTHFDVVVIGGSYAGQSAAMQLARARRRVLVVDAGLRRNRFSPVSHGLIGQDGRPPDEIAANGKAQLLAYPNVQWLEDTVIHAERADAGFVFRSALGQHFNASSVVLAFGVVDEIPDLEGAVERWGRSVYHCPYCHGYELNEGRIGVLGNGSISPLLALLMPDWGKTVLLTNGTFEPNDEQRDALAERGVAIEPERVTRIVDTASVELADGRRIALDGLFTMNRTHLSSPVAERLGCAIEEGPLGPYIRTDDSMETSVPGVFACGDATQRGGSVALAVGSGALAGIVAHRKLVIP, encoded by the coding sequence ATGAATACCGAACGTTCCTCGACGCACTTCGATGTCGTCGTGATCGGTGGCAGCTATGCGGGACAATCGGCCGCCATGCAGCTAGCCCGTGCGCGTCGGCGCGTGCTCGTGGTGGACGCCGGCTTGCGCCGCAACCGCTTCTCTCCGGTCTCGCACGGCTTGATCGGGCAGGACGGGCGTCCGCCCGACGAGATCGCGGCAAACGGCAAGGCGCAGCTTCTTGCGTATCCGAACGTGCAGTGGCTGGAAGACACCGTGATTCACGCCGAACGCGCCGATGCCGGTTTTGTTTTTCGCAGTGCTTTGGGGCAGCACTTCAACGCGAGCAGCGTGGTGCTCGCGTTCGGCGTGGTGGACGAGATTCCGGACCTGGAAGGCGCGGTCGAACGATGGGGGCGCAGTGTGTACCACTGCCCGTACTGCCACGGCTACGAATTGAACGAGGGGCGCATCGGCGTGCTCGGGAACGGCTCGATTTCGCCTCTGCTGGCGCTGTTGATGCCGGACTGGGGCAAGACCGTGCTCCTGACCAACGGGACATTCGAGCCCAACGACGAGCAACGCGACGCGCTGGCCGAGCGAGGCGTCGCGATCGAGCCCGAACGGGTGACGCGCATCGTCGATACGGCGAGCGTCGAGCTCGCCGACGGACGGCGCATCGCACTCGACGGCCTGTTCACCATGAACCGCACCCATCTGTCGAGTCCGGTCGCGGAACGATTGGGGTGTGCGATCGAAGAGGGGCCGCTGGGGCCTTATATCCGTACCGACGACTCCATGGAAACCTCCGTGCCGGGCGTGTTTGCATGCGGCGACGCCACGCAGCGAGGCGGCAGCGTGGCGCTCGCCGTGGGCAGCGGTGCGCTCGCGGGCATCGTCGCGCATCGAAAGCTGGTCAT
- a CDS encoding acyl-CoA dehydrogenase family protein, giving the protein MIERVAAFRDVEAALAEPEAALAAGDFAAVERLMAGVRAANRARGLWLPQAPRADGGMGLSLLELVEAGEILGRSPLGHYAVNYQAPDTGNIEVLFEYGTAAQQARWLAPLLRGEIRSCFAATEPDSAGSNPASLKSRAVFKDGAWHLSGRKWFASGADQAAFAIVLAVTDETAPLHARTSTFIVPADAPGYRHVRNLRVMGDEGCGWASHGELELDDCRVGEDALLGKPGEGFIVLQARLATGRLHHCARWIGVCERAFAIMCRRACRRELAAGELLSSRQTVQNWIAESRASIDAARLLVTQAASRLQSRHERAQIDISIAKFFVAGVTQTVLDHALQVQGALGVSGDTILNVLWRHERAGRIYDGPDEVHKALVARHALAAFRGEAR; this is encoded by the coding sequence ATGATTGAACGGGTCGCAGCATTTCGGGACGTCGAAGCAGCGCTCGCGGAACCGGAGGCGGCGCTGGCGGCGGGCGATTTCGCCGCGGTGGAGCGCTTGATGGCCGGGGTTCGCGCGGCCAACCGGGCGCGAGGCCTCTGGCTTCCGCAGGCGCCGCGCGCGGACGGCGGCATGGGGCTGAGCCTGCTCGAACTGGTCGAGGCCGGAGAGATCCTCGGCCGCTCGCCGCTCGGTCACTATGCGGTCAACTATCAAGCGCCCGACACCGGCAACATCGAGGTGCTGTTCGAGTATGGGACAGCCGCCCAGCAAGCACGCTGGCTCGCCCCCTTGTTGCGCGGCGAGATCCGCAGTTGCTTCGCGGCGACGGAGCCGGATTCCGCCGGCTCGAATCCCGCCTCTCTCAAGTCGAGGGCGGTGTTCAAGGATGGCGCATGGCATCTGAGCGGCCGGAAGTGGTTCGCGTCCGGCGCCGATCAGGCGGCGTTCGCGATCGTGCTGGCCGTTACCGACGAGACGGCGCCATTGCATGCGCGCACCAGCACCTTCATCGTGCCCGCCGACGCGCCGGGCTACCGGCATGTTCGCAACCTGCGCGTGATGGGCGATGAAGGCTGCGGCTGGGCCAGTCACGGCGAACTCGAGCTGGACGACTGCAGGGTGGGCGAAGATGCGCTGCTGGGCAAGCCCGGCGAGGGGTTCATCGTCTTGCAGGCGCGCCTGGCAACCGGACGCTTGCATCATTGCGCGCGCTGGATCGGCGTGTGCGAGCGCGCGTTTGCGATCATGTGCCGGCGAGCGTGCCGCCGCGAACTGGCTGCGGGCGAACTGCTGTCGTCGCGTCAAACGGTGCAGAACTGGATCGCCGAGAGCCGCGCGTCGATCGATGCCGCGCGGCTCCTCGTCACCCAGGCGGCGTCGCGTCTGCAAAGCCGGCACGAGCGCGCTCAGATCGACATCTCGATCGCGAAATTCTTCGTGGCCGGCGTGACGCAAACCGTCCTCGACCATGCGTTGCAGGTGCAAGGCGCGCTCGGCGTCAGCGGCGACACGATTCTCAACGTGCTCTGGCGCCATGAGCGAGCGGGGCGCATTTATGACGGTCCCGACGAAGTCCACAAGGCGCTCGTGGCGCGCCATGCGCTGGCCGCGTTTCGGGGGGAAGCCCGATGA